A genome region from Manihot esculenta cultivar AM560-2 chromosome 5, M.esculenta_v8, whole genome shotgun sequence includes the following:
- the LOC110614821 gene encoding 2-alkenal reductase (NADP(+)-dependent), protein MAVSNSYVVIKAHIDGSPKESDFELKSESISLLLDSGSNDVILKNLYLSIDPYQLNRMKSQSSSQIYSTLAAAINPGEAINGYGVGEVLVSGNPEFQKGDLVVGLITWGEYSVIKPGGMLRKLELMGFPLSNHVGILGFSGLTAYAGFFEVCKPKKGEKVFVSAASGSVGNLVGQYAKLFGCYVVGCAGSKEKVELLKEKLGFDDAFNYKEQTDLKATLKRYFPDGIDIYFDNVGAEMQEAAIANMNLFGRVAICGVISEYTDSGRKAAPDMIDIVYRRIKIQGFLAADFLNVYADFISTTCDHLRAGKMHILEDISTGVESIPSSLIGLFRGHNVGKKMVQLSDT, encoded by the exons ATGGCAGTGAGCAACAGCTACGTAGTAATCAAGGCTCATATAGATGGGTCACCAAAAGAGAGTGATTTTGAGCTCAAATCAGAGTCTATTTCCCTGTTGCTGGACTCTGGTTCAAATGATGTTATACTGAAAAATCTCTATTTATCCATAGATCCTTACCAGCTAAACCGCATGAAAAGTCAGAGCTCATCACAAATATATTCCACTTTAGCCGCTGCAATTAATCCTGGCGAG GCTATTAATGGTTATGGAGTGGGAGAAGTTTTGGTTTCTGGGAATCCTGAATTCCAGAAAGGTGACTTGGTTGTAGGGCTCATTACATGGGGAGAATATAGTGTCATAAAACCAGGTGGCATGCTAAGGAAATTGGAACTTATGGGATTTCCATTGTCAAACCATGTTGGAATTCTAG GATTTAGCGGACTGACAGCCTATGCTGGGTTTTTCGAAGTATGCAAACCCAAGAAGGGGGAGAAGGTGTTTGTATCTGCTGCTTCTGGATCGGTCGGGAATTTGGTCGGACAGTATGCAAAGCTGTTCGGTTGCTATGTGGTTGGCTGCGCCGGAAGCAAAGAAAAG GTAGAACTCCTGAAAGAAAAGCTTGGTTTTGATGATGCATTCAACTATAAGGAACAAACAGATTTGAAGGCAACTCTCAAAAG GTACTTCCCAGATGGGATTGACATATATTTTGACAATGTTGGGGCAGAAATGCAAGAGGCAGCAATAGCTAACATGAATTTGTTTGGTAGAGTAGCTATTTGTGGTGTGATCTCTGAGTATACAGATAGCGGAAGAAAAGCTGCACCTGATATGATAGATATTGTGTATAGGAGAATCAAAATCCAAGGGTTTTTAGCTGCTGATTTTTTGAATGTTTATGCTGATTTCATTTCAACAACTTGTGATCATCTTCGGGCTGGCAAGATGCACATACTTGAAGACATCTCAACTGGTGTTGAAAGCATTCCTTCCTCTTTAATTGGACTTTTTAGAGGTCATAATGTTGGGAAGAAGATGGTTCAATTATCTGATACATAG